A region from the Peromyscus leucopus breed LL Stock chromosome 9, UCI_PerLeu_2.1, whole genome shotgun sequence genome encodes:
- the Mapk1ip1l gene encoding MAPK-interacting and spindle-stabilizing protein-like isoform X2, giving the protein MSDEFSLADALPEPSSAKTSAVSNTKAGQAPQGWPGSNPWNNPSAPPAVPSGLPPSAAAPSTVPFGPTPTGMYPSMPPTGLPPGPPAPFPPSGPSCPPPSGPYPAPTVPGPGPTGPYATPNMPLPELPRPYGAPTDPAGTLGPWGSMSSGPWAPGIGGQHPNMPYRSPGPYPTPPPPVSGAPPVPWGTVPPGAWGPPAPYPGPAGSYPTPGPHPVPNNPYQVPSGPSGAPPMPGGPHKVNEVPGGSHSDVSDQESSPESNGQIKVLKVDKKAIKKRNPKRKNCKPITWGDIKNLTQQAETLGKEQGHSTTDPKMMLLRLMAILHVNSQRDPSDPK; this is encoded by the exons atgtCAGATGAATTTTCG TTGGCAGATGCACTGCCTGAACCATCCTCTGCCAAAACATCTGCTGTGAGCAATACAAAAGCTGGCCAGGCTCCTCAAGGCTGGCCAGGCTCCAACCCTTGGAATAACCCAAGTGCTCCACCTGCTGTGCCATCTGGACTCCCACCAAGTGCTGCAGCACCCTCCACTGTGCCTTTCGGACCAACACCAACAGGAATGTATCCCTCCATGCCTCCAACTGGACTACCACCAGGACCCCCAGcaccctttcctccttctggaCCATCATGTCCCCCACCTAGTGGTCCTTATCCAGCCCCTACTGTGCCAGGCCCTGGCCCCACAGGGCCATATGCTACGCCAAATATGCCCCTTCCGGAGCTACCTAGGCCATATGGTGCACCCACAGATCCAGCTGGTACTTTAGGTCCATGGGGATCCATGTCTTCTGGACCTTGGGCACCAGGAATTGGGGGGCAGCATCCTAATATGCCATATCGATCTCCAGGGCCAtatcccactcctcctcctccagtgtCAGGAGCACCGCCTGTTCCATGGGGCACTGTGCCACCGGGAGCCTGGGGACCACCAGCACCATATCCTGGCCCTGCAGGATCATACCCCACACCAGGACCCCATCCTGTTCCGAATAATCCTTACCAAGTGCCTTCAGGACCTTCTGGTGCTCCACCAATGCCTGGTGGCCCCCAT AAAGTGAATGAAGTTCCAGGTGGCTCCCATTCTGATGTATCTGACCAGGAGAGCAGCCCAGAGTCCAATGGACAAATCAAAGTTCTCAAGGTAGACAAGAAAGCTATCAAGAAGCGGAATCCCAAGAGGAAGAATTGTAAGCCAATAACTTGGGGAGACATCAAGAATTTAACTCAACAAGCTGAGACCTTGGGGAAAGAACAAGGACACAGTACAACTGACCCCAAAATGATGCTGTTACGTTTAATGGCTATATTACATGTTAATTCTCAGCGTGACCCTTCAGATCCCAAATGA
- the Mapk1ip1l gene encoding MAPK-interacting and spindle-stabilizing protein-like isoform X1, producing the protein MSDEFSLADALPEPSSAKTSAVSNTKAGQAPQGWPGSNPWNNPSAPPAVPSGLPPSAAAPSTVPFGPTPTGMYPSMPPTGLPPGPPAPFPPSGPSCPPPSGPYPAPTVPGPGPTGPYATPNMPLPELPRPYGAPTDPAGTLGPWGSMSSGPWAPGIGGQHPNMPYRSPGPYPTPPPPVSGAPPVPWGTVPPGAWGPPAPYPGPAGSYPTPGPHPVPNNPYQVPSGPSGAPPMPGGPHYH; encoded by the exons atgtCAGATGAATTTTCG TTGGCAGATGCACTGCCTGAACCATCCTCTGCCAAAACATCTGCTGTGAGCAATACAAAAGCTGGCCAGGCTCCTCAAGGCTGGCCAGGCTCCAACCCTTGGAATAACCCAAGTGCTCCACCTGCTGTGCCATCTGGACTCCCACCAAGTGCTGCAGCACCCTCCACTGTGCCTTTCGGACCAACACCAACAGGAATGTATCCCTCCATGCCTCCAACTGGACTACCACCAGGACCCCCAGcaccctttcctccttctggaCCATCATGTCCCCCACCTAGTGGTCCTTATCCAGCCCCTACTGTGCCAGGCCCTGGCCCCACAGGGCCATATGCTACGCCAAATATGCCCCTTCCGGAGCTACCTAGGCCATATGGTGCACCCACAGATCCAGCTGGTACTTTAGGTCCATGGGGATCCATGTCTTCTGGACCTTGGGCACCAGGAATTGGGGGGCAGCATCCTAATATGCCATATCGATCTCCAGGGCCAtatcccactcctcctcctccagtgtCAGGAGCACCGCCTGTTCCATGGGGCACTGTGCCACCGGGAGCCTGGGGACCACCAGCACCATATCCTGGCCCTGCAGGATCATACCCCACACCAGGACCCCATCCTGTTCCGAATAATCCTTACCAAGTGCCTTCAGGACCTTCTGGTGCTCCACCAATGCCTGGTGGCCCCCAT